A window of Paenibacillus sp. 19GGS1-52 contains these coding sequences:
- a CDS encoding dihydrolipoamide acetyltransferase family protein, translating to MSDNQTLTDVIMPQLAESLVSATIGKWLKKPGDRVEEYEPLCELITDKVNAELPSTIEGIMGEWLAEEGQTVNVGEVICRIAVSVAAPKATQGTSNAAVQAPSMVSGQNATPTGDSSMRARYSPAVQTLAAEHGVNLTAVSGTGMGGRITRKDVLSFIEGGGTSVATAPTAAIATPPTHQVTTEEANQALQPDRHSGLHLSESPRIPTIEVEGGRGSSSEFLIDVTPIRNTIATRMRQSVSEIPHAWTMIEVDVTNLVMLRNRLKDDFKRKEGINLTYLSFLMKAVVSAIKDYPIMNSVWAVDKIIVKRDINISLAVGTEDSVMTPVIKKADQKNIAGLAREIDELALKTREGKLRLEDMQGGTFTVNNTGSFGSILSYPIINYPQAAIVTFESIVKRPVVINDMIAVRSMANICLSLDHRILDGVICGRFLQRVKDNVEGYTPDTKLY from the coding sequence ATGTCAGACAACCAAACGTTGACCGATGTGATTATGCCGCAGTTGGCGGAATCATTGGTATCAGCAACGATCGGCAAATGGCTGAAGAAGCCGGGTGACCGGGTAGAGGAATACGAGCCACTATGTGAGCTTATTACAGATAAAGTAAATGCTGAGCTACCCTCCACTATAGAAGGAATTATGGGCGAATGGTTAGCGGAGGAAGGCCAGACTGTTAATGTAGGGGAAGTTATCTGCCGTATTGCTGTTTCTGTAGCCGCTCCAAAAGCTACCCAAGGTACAAGCAATGCTGCTGTGCAGGCTCCTTCAATGGTGTCTGGACAAAATGCGACCCCTACGGGTGATTCGTCGATGCGGGCACGTTACTCTCCAGCAGTGCAGACCCTCGCTGCGGAGCACGGTGTTAATTTAACGGCCGTATCAGGAACCGGTATGGGAGGTCGTATTACACGCAAAGATGTACTGTCCTTTATTGAAGGCGGTGGAACCTCTGTCGCAACAGCACCAACAGCTGCAATAGCGACACCACCGACACATCAAGTCACTACTGAGGAAGCAAATCAAGCTCTACAGCCGGATCGTCACTCCGGTCTGCACTTAAGCGAATCACCACGTATTCCTACGATTGAAGTAGAGGGTGGACGGGGCAGCAGTTCGGAATTCTTGATCGATGTAACCCCCATCCGAAATACAATCGCCACCAGAATGCGTCAAAGTGTATCGGAGATTCCACATGCCTGGACCATGATTGAGGTAGACGTTACCAATCTCGTGATGCTGCGGAATAGGCTCAAAGATGATTTTAAACGCAAGGAAGGCATTAATTTGACCTATCTGTCCTTTCTGATGAAGGCAGTCGTGAGCGCTATTAAGGATTACCCGATCATGAACTCTGTTTGGGCCGTAGACAAAATTATCGTTAAGCGTGATATCAATATTTCGCTAGCTGTAGGTACAGAGGATTCAGTAATGACGCCAGTGATCAAAAAAGCCGATCAGAAGAATATTGCTGGCTTGGCTCGTGAGATTGATGAATTGGCGCTGAAGACCCGTGAAGGCAAGCTGCGGCTTGAGGATATGCAGGGCGGAACCTTTACAGTTAATAATACAGGTTCTTTCGGTTCGATTCTTTCTTATCCAATCATTAACTATCCGCAGGCAGCAATAGTGACGTTCGAATCGATTGTGAAGAGACCTGTTGTAATTAACGATATGATTGCAGTGCGTTCCATGGCCAATATTTGTTTATCGCTGGATCACCGGATTCTGGATGGGGTAATTTGCGGCCGTTTTCTGCAGCGCGTGAAGGATAATGTTGAAGGATATACACCTGATACCAAACTTTATTAA
- the lipB gene encoding lipoyl(octanoyl) transferase LipB, producing MNNTDARELEILYIPLMEYGAAWELQKESVQAIDAGEQPERLILLQHPPTYTIGSQNHPEHLLLNGEQLQEKGIALFEIDRGGDITYHGPGQLVGYPLLKLGEEGKVDLHEYLRSLEAVIIDYLASYGIVGDRKPEYTGVWVGDKKICAIGVKFNKSKLRRGFITSHGFAFNVSEGIAEKGFQGIIPCGITEYGVTSLEECAGRMFELEEVAKELVPHFLKHFPYDKHSAFSSSVQADQ from the coding sequence ATGAATAATACAGATGCACGTGAACTGGAAATATTATATATACCGCTAATGGAATATGGTGCGGCCTGGGAGCTGCAAAAAGAGTCCGTCCAGGCCATAGATGCTGGCGAGCAGCCAGAACGGCTTATTCTTTTGCAGCATCCCCCGACCTATACGATTGGCTCCCAGAATCATCCAGAACATCTTCTCCTGAATGGCGAACAGCTTCAGGAAAAAGGAATTGCGTTGTTTGAAATCGACCGGGGTGGAGATATTACATACCATGGTCCGGGTCAGCTGGTTGGATATCCACTGCTTAAACTTGGAGAGGAAGGCAAGGTAGATCTTCACGAGTACTTGCGCAGCTTAGAGGCTGTAATTATTGATTATTTGGCTTCCTATGGAATTGTTGGAGACCGCAAGCCTGAATATACGGGCGTGTGGGTAGGCGACAAGAAGATTTGTGCCATTGGTGTCAAATTCAACAAGAGTAAGCTCCGTAGAGGATTTATCACTAGCCACGGTTTTGCGTTTAATGTCTCGGAGGGCATCGCTGAGAAAGGCTTCCAAGGAATTATCCCCTGCGGTATAACGGAGTATGGGGTAACTTCACTGGAGGAATGCGCAGGTCGGATGTTTGAGCTGGAGGAGGTAGCGAAGGAACTGGTTCCTCACTTCCTGAAGCATTTTCCGTATGATAAGCATAGCGCCTTCAGCAGCTCGGTTCAAGCTGATCAATAA
- the prli42 gene encoding stressosome-associated protein Prli42, whose product MQRQKKWFRVVIYVMLLAMIASTVLFMIEPFLAG is encoded by the coding sequence ATGCAACGTCAAAAAAAATGGTTCCGTGTTGTTATTTACGTCATGCTGTTAGCTATGATCGCATCTACCGTATTATTTATGATTGAGCCTTTTCTTGCAGGATAA
- a CDS encoding M20/M25/M40 family metallo-hydrolase has product MIAQDRLIQEFMELVRVDSETGNERGIADVLKSKFNALGLEVIEDDSQERTGHGAGNLFVTWAAEHGGAGPKLLFTCHMDTVVPGKGIKPTLGEDGWITSDGTTILGADDKAGLAALFEAIRVIQEQSIPHGQIQFVITAGEESGLLGARAMDPKYLDADFGFALDSNGEVGAIAVAAPTQARVTMQIFGKSAHAGVNPEDGISAIQVASKAISAMKLGRIDSETTANIGKFAGGGPTNVVCDHVQLDAEARSIVQEKVDLQIASMREALETTVREYGAECEFRSEIIYPAFSFNEHDPVVQLADRAISSIGLQPRLFASGGGSDANVFNGLKVPTVNLSVGYEHIHTTKERIKAEDIIKVAKLVVAIVKESVKA; this is encoded by the coding sequence GTGATAGCACAAGATCGATTGATCCAGGAGTTTATGGAGCTTGTACGTGTAGATAGTGAGACAGGAAATGAACGGGGAATTGCTGATGTTCTGAAGAGTAAATTTAACGCCTTGGGATTGGAAGTCATCGAGGATGATTCCCAGGAAAGAACCGGGCATGGAGCAGGAAACCTGTTCGTGACCTGGGCAGCAGAGCATGGTGGGGCTGGTCCCAAGCTGCTGTTCACCTGTCATATGGATACTGTTGTTCCCGGTAAAGGAATTAAGCCAACACTTGGAGAAGATGGTTGGATTACAAGTGATGGCACTACCATTCTTGGAGCAGATGACAAGGCCGGCTTGGCTGCGCTATTTGAAGCCATCCGGGTCATTCAGGAGCAGAGTATTCCGCACGGACAAATACAGTTTGTGATCACAGCAGGTGAAGAATCCGGGCTGTTAGGCGCACGTGCGATGGATCCAAAGTATTTGGATGCAGACTTTGGTTTTGCACTGGACTCCAATGGTGAAGTTGGAGCTATCGCCGTTGCTGCCCCGACACAAGCTAGAGTAACTATGCAGATCTTTGGGAAGTCTGCTCATGCTGGCGTCAATCCAGAGGATGGGATTAGTGCTATTCAAGTAGCCAGTAAAGCGATTTCGGCAATGAAGCTTGGACGTATTGACAGCGAGACAACAGCCAATATTGGCAAATTCGCTGGCGGCGGACCTACGAATGTAGTCTGTGATCATGTACAGCTGGATGCAGAAGCTCGCAGTATTGTACAGGAGAAGGTTGACCTGCAGATAGCTTCCATGCGTGAAGCGCTGGAAACGACAGTTCGGGAATACGGTGCAGAGTGTGAATTCCGCAGCGAAATTATTTACCCTGCCTTCAGCTTTAATGAACATGATCCGGTTGTTCAGCTTGCTGATCGTGCAATATCCTCCATTGGCTTACAGCCTCGGCTGTTTGCATCCGGTGGTGGCAGTGACGCGAACGTGTTCAATGGCCTTAAGGTTCCTACCGTTAACCTATCAGTTGGTTATGAGCATATTCACACCACAAAGGAACGTATTAAGGCTGAAGATATTATAAAAGTTGCCAAACTAGTCGTTGCTATCGTTAAAGAAAGTGTTAAAGCTTAA
- a CDS encoding NUDIX hydrolase, whose protein sequence is MKNYEVISNPKLDEETISTQPIFEGNIITLQVDTVRMPDGNTATREVIKHPGAVAVLALNQNKMLVVEQYRQPMHRTEVEIPAGKLDKGEDPLAAAYRELQEETGFHSGDMHHLKSFYTSPGFADEIIHMYVTENAQTGDMSLDEDEFLEVSELTLEEAYQYIADGRIADAKTIMAVYAWHLYTLTGQWH, encoded by the coding sequence ATGAAAAATTATGAAGTGATCAGCAACCCCAAGCTGGACGAAGAGACGATTTCCACACAGCCGATTTTTGAAGGTAATATTATTACCTTGCAGGTGGACACCGTAAGAATGCCTGACGGCAATACCGCAACCCGCGAGGTGATTAAGCATCCTGGTGCTGTGGCAGTGCTCGCGCTGAATCAGAATAAAATGCTGGTCGTAGAGCAGTACCGGCAGCCAATGCACCGTACCGAGGTGGAGATTCCGGCAGGCAAGCTCGATAAGGGTGAAGATCCACTTGCAGCAGCCTATCGGGAGCTTCAGGAGGAGACAGGTTTTCATAGCGGTGATATGCATCACCTGAAATCGTTCTACACTTCTCCCGGCTTTGCCGATGAGATCATTCATATGTATGTAACGGAAAATGCGCAAACAGGGGATATGTCGCTGGATGAGGATGAGTTTCTGGAGGTATCAGAGCTTACACTTGAGGAGGCCTACCAATATATAGCGGACGGGCGTATCGCCGACGCGAAGACAATAATGGCGGTATATGCCTGGCATCTGTATACGTTAACCGGACAATGGCACTAG
- a CDS encoding endonuclease Q family protein, with protein MALEAELKSCYCDLHVHIGRTSEGQPVKISGSRELTFANIAKEAAERKGIELIGIIDSHAPGVLRDIRESLESGEMAVAEGGGIAYRGTTIVLGAEIEIREPGRKECHVLAFMPDVETMTEFSNWMSRHMRNVNLSSQRLYVPARELQDEIYGRGGILIPAHIFTPHKGLYGCAAEVMADIFDLDRIAAVELGLSADSEMAGYLSELDRYTFLTNSDAHSLGKIGREYNVMELARPSFAELCLALERKEGRRVSANFGLNPRLGKYHRTYCGGCGSIIDEAYATSERCPYCGSLKLVKGVFDRIMDIADREFPAVPAFRPPYHYQVPLEFIPGLGKAKLNKLLQAFGTEMNILHGAGEDEIAVVAGADLASQIVAARSGTLALSAGGGGTYGKVVQHRK; from the coding sequence ATGGCACTAGAAGCGGAGCTGAAGAGCTGCTACTGTGACCTGCATGTTCATATTGGCCGAACCTCGGAGGGGCAACCAGTCAAGATCAGTGGCAGCCGCGAGCTAACCTTCGCCAATATTGCTAAAGAAGCGGCGGAGCGTAAAGGGATTGAACTTATTGGCATCATAGATAGCCATGCACCTGGTGTCTTGCGTGATATCCGGGAATCGCTCGAATCCGGAGAAATGGCAGTTGCCGAAGGCGGAGGGATTGCTTACCGAGGGACGACGATCGTGCTGGGAGCGGAAATTGAAATCCGTGAGCCAGGACGAAAGGAATGTCATGTGCTCGCCTTTATGCCGGACGTGGAGACCATGACTGAATTCAGCAATTGGATGAGCCGTCATATGCGGAATGTGAACCTCAGCTCCCAGCGTCTGTATGTTCCAGCCAGAGAACTGCAGGATGAAATCTATGGGCGGGGCGGGATTTTGATTCCCGCACATATTTTCACACCTCACAAAGGATTGTACGGCTGTGCAGCGGAAGTGATGGCTGACATTTTTGATCTCGACCGGATTGCGGCTGTGGAGCTGGGTCTAAGTGCAGATTCGGAGATGGCAGGCTATCTTTCCGAGCTAGACAGGTATACCTTCCTGACGAATTCAGATGCTCATTCTCTAGGCAAAATCGGCCGTGAATACAATGTTATGGAGCTGGCCCGTCCTTCTTTTGCCGAGCTGTGCTTAGCCCTTGAACGTAAAGAGGGACGGCGGGTTAGTGCCAACTTTGGACTGAATCCCCGCCTAGGTAAATATCACCGAACCTACTGTGGGGGTTGTGGCAGCATTATTGACGAAGCTTATGCCACCTCCGAGCGCTGCCCCTATTGTGGAAGCCTCAAGCTGGTGAAAGGTGTATTTGACCGGATTATGGATATTGCTGACCGGGAGTTCCCAGCTGTGCCCGCGTTTCGTCCGCCTTACCATTACCAGGTACCCCTAGAATTCATTCCAGGGTTGGGTAAGGCTAAGCTGAACAAGCTATTGCAGGCTTTTGGCACAGAGATGAACATTTTGCATGGGGCGGGTGAAGACGAAATCGCGGTGGTGGCTGGCGCTGATTTGGCTTCACAGATCGTTGCTGCCCGCTCCGGGACACTTGCGCTATCCGCAGGCGGTGGAGGAACTTACGGCAAAGTTGTCCAGCATCGAAAGTAA
- the spoIIM gene encoding stage II sporulation protein M encodes MRNFRQMIKEQTPLYIFVAVLFLVGVVFGALIVSALTMDQQQELGDYLGNFFATVDQQGLPAAPESYWSIAALNLKWIGLIWILGLSVIGLPGILILDFLKGVLIGFTVGCLVSQYSWHGLLFALVSVAPHNLILIPVLLVCSAAAIAFSLLMIRSRVLGQRRTTVTRPFAMYTLLSFLMALLILGVSCFETWVTPSMMRWVTPMLVVIGS; translated from the coding sequence ATGCGTAATTTCCGACAGATGATAAAGGAACAGACGCCTCTATATATTTTTGTTGCTGTATTATTTCTGGTAGGGGTTGTCTTCGGGGCGCTTATCGTCAGTGCGCTGACTATGGATCAGCAGCAGGAGCTTGGGGATTACTTGGGAAACTTCTTCGCGACCGTTGATCAGCAGGGGCTGCCAGCAGCACCGGAATCCTACTGGAGCATCGCTGCACTAAACCTGAAATGGATTGGGCTGATCTGGATTCTTGGATTATCGGTGATTGGCCTGCCGGGCATCTTAATTCTTGATTTTCTCAAAGGTGTATTGATCGGCTTTACGGTTGGTTGTCTGGTCAGCCAATATTCGTGGCATGGGTTGCTGTTCGCGCTTGTCTCGGTCGCCCCGCATAATCTAATACTGATCCCGGTGCTACTTGTGTGCAGCGCGGCGGCTATAGCTTTTTCATTACTAATGATTCGCAGCCGTGTGCTGGGCCAACGCCGGACGACGGTGACTCGTCCATTTGCCATGTATACCTTACTGTCCTTCCTAATGGCGCTGCTGATTCTGGGAGTATCCTGCTTCGAGACCTGGGTAACCCCGTCCATGATGCGCTGGGTGACGCCTATGTTGGTAGTTATAGGGTCGTGA
- a CDS encoding Fur family transcriptional regulator, whose amino-acid sequence MEARIDKIKQQLQSQGYKLTPQREATLRVLLENEEDHLSAEDVFMLVKEKAPEIGLATVYRTLELLSELHVVEKINFGDGVARYDLRTDTAKHHHHHLICVQCGTMDEIREDWLGPLEERLDKEYNFTVLDHRLDFHGICHRCKDKDKDKNNTDGIRPE is encoded by the coding sequence ATGGAAGCCCGGATAGACAAGATAAAGCAACAGTTACAATCCCAAGGATACAAGCTTACCCCCCAACGGGAAGCTACCTTAAGAGTGCTGCTGGAGAACGAAGAGGATCATCTAAGTGCTGAAGACGTATTCATGCTCGTGAAAGAGAAAGCACCTGAGATTGGTCTCGCTACCGTATATCGTACCCTGGAATTGCTTAGTGAGCTGCATGTCGTGGAGAAGATTAACTTTGGTGACGGAGTTGCCCGATATGACCTGCGAACAGATACGGCGAAGCATCATCATCATCATTTGATCTGTGTACAGTGTGGTACTATGGATGAGATTCGTGAAGACTGGCTGGGGCCGCTCGAAGAACGGCTCGATAAGGAATATAATTTCACAGTGCTTGACCATAGACTGGATTTTCATGGAATCTGTCATCGTTGTAAGGATAAGGACAAAGATAAGAATAATACGGACGGGATTCGTCCTGAGTAA
- a CDS encoding DUF4227 family protein, translating into MIVSLPKTVRRLYMMIMFVALSYLLYYALSLLGEWVSPIEDYGIPEGSAVRAFHDGEPVTRSDDGLNTRQRLRFYYWYGE; encoded by the coding sequence ATGATTGTCTCTTTGCCTAAAACGGTACGTCGGCTTTATATGATGATCATGTTTGTTGCTCTGAGTTATCTGCTGTATTATGCGCTGAGTCTGCTCGGGGAATGGGTTAGTCCGATCGAAGATTATGGTATTCCGGAGGGCTCAGCAGTACGGGCGTTTCATGATGGTGAGCCCGTCACACGCAGCGACGATGGTCTTAACACAAGACAGCGACTCCGCTTCTACTACTGGTATGGGGAGTGA
- the xerD gene encoding site-specific tyrosine recombinase XerD — protein sequence MKSHLQPFLLYLSEDKGLSLNTLESYGRDVSQFLEFAEGRGATLPDEIRRSHIMLYLGELRGAGRATATLNRNTVSLRAFFHYLLKERIIGQDPTLDMESIKPDKKPPMILTVLEIEQLLAAPDETTSHGMRDKAMLELLYATGIRVSELISLNVDDVHTDMKYARCTGTSGKERVVPIGAMAAQSVEVYTVGKRDMLLRKCKTEPALFLNSLGGRLTRQGFWKIIKKYAREAHIEQDITPHTLRHSFAAHLLEGGADLRSVQQMLGHADISTTQIYSGIARKNMKEVFETHHPRAR from the coding sequence ATGAAGTCACACTTGCAGCCCTTTCTGCTTTATTTGTCCGAGGATAAAGGTTTATCCTTGAATACATTGGAATCCTACGGACGGGATGTATCGCAGTTTCTGGAGTTTGCCGAAGGGCGGGGCGCGACACTACCGGATGAGATAAGAAGATCTCATATTATGTTATATCTCGGTGAACTGCGTGGTGCCGGGCGCGCAACCGCAACACTTAACCGGAACACGGTGTCACTCCGCGCTTTTTTTCACTATTTATTGAAAGAACGTATAATTGGACAGGACCCGACCTTGGATATGGAATCGATTAAGCCGGATAAGAAGCCACCTATGATACTTACTGTTCTGGAAATCGAGCAACTGCTAGCAGCCCCTGATGAGACCACTTCCCATGGAATGCGTGACAAAGCGATGCTGGAGTTGCTGTATGCTACAGGTATTCGGGTATCTGAGTTAATTTCGCTGAATGTAGATGATGTGCACACGGATATGAAATATGCTCGTTGTACGGGTACTTCCGGCAAGGAGAGGGTTGTACCGATTGGTGCTATGGCTGCACAGAGTGTAGAAGTTTATACTGTTGGTAAGCGGGACATGTTGCTGCGGAAGTGCAAGACTGAGCCGGCTCTGTTTCTCAACAGTCTGGGCGGGCGTTTAACCCGGCAGGGGTTCTGGAAGATTATTAAGAAATACGCGCGGGAAGCCCATATCGAACAGGATATCACACCGCATACTCTGCGGCATTCCTTTGCAGCTCATCTGCTTGAAGGTGGTGCTGATCTGCGTTCTGTGCAACAAATGCTGGGTCATGCTGATATTTCAACTACCCAGATCTATAGCGGAATCGCTCGTAAAAATATGAAGGAAGTCTTCGAAACGCATCATCCTAGGGCGCGATAA
- the deoB gene encoding phosphopentomutase codes for MSSFKRIGFIVLDSVGIGEAPDAADFGDLGSHTLGHILERVPGLKLPNLQQLGLANIAPLLPLEPVTSPTAYYGKMQEVSVGKDTMTGHWELMGLKIEVPFNTYPDGLPAALIEKFEAATGRKVIGNKPASGTEILVEYGEEQMKTGAWIVYTSADSVFQLAAHEDIIPLDELYRACAIARELTMAPEFSVGRVIARPYVGEPGHFVRTSNRHDYAVKPPQPTIMNALEDIGKDVIAVGKINDIFTGEGVTATYPTKSNEHGIEITIAELRKPFNGLLFTNLVDFDSLYGHRRDPEGYGHALEVFDQALPEILASLDEDDLLILSADHGNDPIHSGTDHTREFVPLLIYSPRFTTPGSLGIRQTFSDVAATIADNFGAKAPQYGVSFLAELQ; via the coding sequence ATGTCATCTTTTAAACGGATAGGTTTTATTGTTCTTGATAGTGTAGGTATCGGTGAAGCGCCAGACGCTGCGGATTTCGGTGATCTGGGTTCCCATACGCTAGGTCATATATTAGAACGAGTTCCTGGGTTAAAGCTGCCTAATCTGCAACAGCTTGGACTTGCAAATATTGCTCCATTGTTGCCGCTTGAGCCAGTGACTTCCCCGACGGCTTATTATGGCAAGATGCAGGAAGTTTCGGTTGGCAAAGACACGATGACAGGTCATTGGGAGCTGATGGGGCTGAAGATTGAGGTTCCCTTTAATACATATCCTGACGGATTGCCTGCAGCCTTGATTGAGAAGTTCGAAGCAGCAACTGGACGCAAAGTAATCGGCAATAAACCAGCCTCGGGCACAGAAATTCTGGTGGAGTATGGTGAAGAGCAGATGAAGACTGGAGCATGGATTGTTTACACTTCTGCAGACAGCGTGTTCCAGCTTGCGGCACATGAGGACATTATTCCACTGGATGAGTTGTACAGAGCTTGTGCAATCGCTCGTGAGCTGACAATGGCCCCTGAGTTCTCTGTAGGCCGGGTCATAGCCCGCCCCTATGTTGGTGAACCAGGACATTTCGTACGCACCTCGAACCGCCATGATTATGCGGTGAAGCCACCGCAACCAACGATTATGAACGCGCTCGAGGATATCGGTAAAGATGTGATTGCAGTAGGCAAAATCAACGATATTTTTACGGGCGAAGGGGTTACGGCAACCTACCCGACTAAGAGCAACGAGCATGGAATCGAGATTACAATTGCAGAGCTGCGTAAGCCTTTTAATGGATTGCTGTTCACAAATTTGGTCGATTTTGATTCCTTGTATGGACATCGCCGCGATCCGGAAGGATATGGCCATGCGCTGGAGGTATTTGATCAGGCACTTCCGGAGATTCTCGCGAGCTTAGATGAGGATGATCTGTTAATCCTCTCCGCAGACCATGGGAACGATCCAATTCACAGCGGAACAGATCATACACGTGAATTTGTACCACTGCTGATTTACAGCCCAAGATTTACGACTCCAGGCAGTCTGGGTATTCGCCAGACCTTCTCGGATGTAGCGGCGACGATCGCTGATAACTTTGGAGCGAAGGCACCACAGTACGGAGTAAGCTTTTTAGCAGAATTACAATAA
- a CDS encoding purine-nucleoside phosphorylase, with amino-acid sequence MNVVNQSEIQEAAQYIKDKSPVAPEIGLILGSGLGVLADLITDEISIPYHEIPHFPVSTVEGHEGELLIGLIEGRRVVMMKGRFHMYEGYGPETTAFPVRVMKELGVTSLLVTNAAGGVNLDYTPGDLMLITDHLNLTGRNPLTGPNDPALGVRFPDMSSAYSRRLIEVAKETAAEQNFEFKEGVYAGLLGPNYETPAEIVMVRRQGADAVGMSTVSETIVARHAGIEVLGISCITNMAAGILDQPLNHAEVMETAERVRERFLKLVLAFIPKM; translated from the coding sequence ATGAATGTAGTAAACCAAAGTGAAATTCAGGAAGCAGCCCAATATATTAAAGACAAAAGTCCGGTAGCTCCGGAGATCGGCCTGATCTTAGGCTCCGGTCTCGGTGTGCTGGCTGACCTGATCACGGACGAGATCAGCATTCCCTATCATGAAATTCCACATTTCCCTGTATCCACTGTAGAAGGACACGAAGGCGAGCTGCTGATCGGGTTGATCGAAGGTCGACGCGTAGTGATGATGAAGGGCCGCTTCCACATGTATGAAGGGTACGGACCGGAGACAACGGCGTTTCCAGTACGTGTGATGAAGGAGCTAGGCGTAACCAGTTTGTTGGTTACCAATGCTGCCGGTGGTGTGAATTTGGATTACACCCCTGGTGATCTGATGCTGATTACGGATCACCTTAACTTGACTGGACGCAACCCGTTAACAGGACCTAATGATCCTGCATTGGGTGTGCGCTTCCCAGATATGTCTTCAGCATATAGCCGCCGCCTGATTGAGGTAGCGAAAGAAACAGCTGCTGAGCAGAACTTCGAGTTCAAGGAAGGCGTCTATGCTGGCCTGCTGGGTCCTAACTACGAAACTCCGGCCGAAATCGTGATGGTGCGCCGTCAGGGCGCTGATGCAGTGGGCATGTCTACCGTATCGGAAACCATCGTGGCCCGCCATGCGGGTATAGAAGTGCTGGGCATTTCCTGCATCACCAATATGGCTGCCGGAATTTTGGATCAGCCGCTCAATCATGCAGAGGTTATGGAGACTGCTGAACGGGTGCGCGAGCGTTTCCTGAAGCTTGTACTGGCTTTTATTCCGAAGATGTAG